A region of the Candidatus Pelagibacter ubique HTCC1062 genome:
AAAATTCAAAAAATGCTAAAGATAAATCCATATATAATTTTATACAATGGAGACATTTATTAACAACAGGAAACCAAGCTACGTTTTATGACTACATGACTTTTATACAAAACAATAAACACTACCCAAGAATAAGTAGAATAAAATATTTAGCAGAACAAAAACTTTCAACGGATAAAATTTCTCCTAAAAAAATTATTAATTGGTTTGGAGTTGATGAGCCCTTAAGTGGCTATGGTATGCTGGTATTAGGTGAAAGCTTTATACAAACTGGAGATAATGAAAAAGGAATTGCTTTAATTAAGAGAGGCTGGATTACAGCAGAACTTTCTAGAGCTAGCATGAAATCTTTAAGTAAAAAATATAGAAAATATTTAGACTCAAAAGATTATATAAATAGAGCTGATTATTTAGCATGGGAAAATAAATATTGGGATTTAAAAAGAATGCTTCCTTATTTACCTAAAGATTATCAACTACTTTATACAGCTAGACAAATTTTGATGAGTAAATCTTATGGTGTTGACCAGGCAATAAAAAATGTTCCACAAAAATTCAAAAATGATGCTGGTCTCAATCATGATCGACTTAAATGGAGAAGAAAAAGAGGCAGAATTGATAGTTCACTTGAAATATTGTTTTCAATTAAAAATAATAAAGATTATCTAGTGAGACCAGATAAATGGTGGGTTGAGAGAGCAATCATGACACGAGCTCTTATTTATAAAAATAAATATGAGACAGCTTATAAAGTTGCTAGCCAACACTCACTAGATAAAGGATCAGAGTTTGCTGAGGCTGAATGGTTGAGTGGTTGGATTGCATTAAGTTTTTTAAATGACCCTATTTTAGCAGTTGACCATTTCAATAACTTTTATCAAAACGTTAGCTACCCTATAAGTTTGGCAAGAGGCGCTTATTGGCTTGGTAGATCTTATGAAAAAATTGGTGATAAACGACAATCAGAAGATTGGTATCGTGAAGCAACAAAATATCTAACAACTTACTATGGTCAATTAGCCTTTTTAAAAATCAACCCTAGTCAAAATTTTGAACTTGAAGAACAAGCTGATGTTGAAGATGACTATCGAAAATATTTTTACAATAAAGAGCTTGTAAAAATTACACATCTTTTAAATGAATTAAATAAAGATAAATATACCAAAAATATACTGAGACATTTGGCTAATGACAATATTGCAAGTGGAAGTGAGATTTTAGCAGCTGAGCTTGCTACAAATATATCAAGATACGATTTTGCGATCCAAATATCAAAGTTAGCCTCATATGAAAAAAGATTTCATAATACTTTTAATTATCCAATTATAAGTGTCCCCCAGTATGTTAATGGCAGAAAAATACCTGAAACAGCTTTTATACTTTCTCTTATAAGACAAGAAAGTGAATTTGACATGAGAGCAAACAGTCATGTTGGTGCACAAGGTTTAATGCAAATAATGCCCTATACGGCTAAGCTAGTTGCTAAACAAGCAAAACTTCCATATTCAAAATCAAGGTTAACTTCTGATCCTGAATATAATATTAATCTAGGCTCTCATTATATAGCTGGTTTAATTTTACAATATGATGGTGCCTACCCTTTTGCTACCGCAGCATATAATGCCGGTCCTAAAAGAGTTAAACACTGGAAAAAAATAAACAAAGATCCTCAAAAAAAACAAATTGATTTTGTAGACTGGGTTGAATTAATTCCATTTAAAGAAACTCGTAACTATGTTCAACGTGTTATGGAAAACTACAATGTTTACAGATATATCTTGGAAAAAAAGCCTATTAAAATTAAAGACTTTTTTAAAGATCAGCCTTTATTTTAATGGCGGAAGAGGAGGGATTCGAACCCTCGGTACAAGTTTCCCCGCACGGTCATTTAGCAAACGACTGGTTTCAGCCTCTCACCCACTCTTCCACTGCGACATTGATATAACCGATTGTATTGAATATTCAATATTTATAAAGTAATTCTTGAATAATATTATGAAAAATAAGTATTCAATATTCTCATTAGTCAAAAATGCTTTTTCCTATCATGAAAATTGGCAAAAAGCCTGGAAAGATCCCACTGTAAAAAAAGAATATGATGCAGTTATTATTGGTGGTGGTGGTCATGGTTTGGCAACTGCTTACTATTTAGCAAAAAAACATAATATGACAAATATTGCGGTAGTAGAAAAAGGCTGGATTGGTGGTGGTAATACAGGAAGAAATACTACGATTATAAGATCTAATTATTTATGGGATGCTAGTGCTGGTCTTTATGATCATGCTTTAAAATTGTGGGAAGGTTTATCTCAAGAAATAAATTACAATGTAATGTTTAGTCAAAGAGGTGTGATGAATCTTGCACATAACTTACAGGATGTTAGAGATTTAAAAAGACGAACACATGCTAATAGATTAAATGGCATAGACGCAGTTTACTTAAGCACAGAAGAAGTCAAAAAATTTTGCCCTATTATTAATACCTCACAAGATATTCGATATCCTGTACTGGGTGGAACTTTACAAAGAAGAGCTGGTACCGCAAGGCATGATGCTGTTGCTTGGGGGTATGCTAGAGGTGCAGATGAAATGGGTGTAGATATAATTCAAAATTGTGAAGTTAAAGGAATTAAAAGAAATGGTGATGAAGTAGAAGGTATTGAAACAACCAAAGGTTTTATAAAAACTAAAAAAGTTGGAGTAGTTGCTGCTGGTCATTCAAGTGTGCTAGCAAACATGGCAGGTTTAAGATTACCTTTAGAAAGTAAACCTCTTCAAGCTCTAGTTTCAGAACCAGTTAAACCTATTATTGATACAGTAGTGATGTCTAACGCTGTACATGCATATGTTAGTCAGTCTGACAAAGGTGAGCTAGTAATAGGTGCAGGCACTGATGATTATGTTTCTTATTCACAAAAAGGTAGTCACGATATTGTTGAGGGAACATTAAATGCAATCTTAGAACTTTATCCAATTTTTAGTAGAATGAGAATGCTTCGACAATGGGGTGGAATTGTAGATATCTGCCCAGATGCTAGTCCTATTATTAGTAAAACGACGATAAAAGGTTTGTACTTTAATTGTGGCTGGGGAACTGGTGGATTTAAAGCAACACCTGGATCAGGTGATTTATTTGCTCACACAATCGCAAATGATGAACCACACAAACTAAATGCTGCATTTAATTTAAATAGGTTTATCAGTGGAGACCTTGTTGATGAACATGGTGCAGCGGCGGTAGCTCATTAATGTTTTTAATTACTTGTCCTTTTTGTGGTGAACGAGAACAAAGTGAATTTAAAGCTGGTGGTGAAGCTCACATTGAAAGACCTAAACAACCCACAGAATTAAGTGATGATGAATGGGCAGAATACTTATTTATGAGAAAAAACATTAAAGGAATTCAATTTGAAAGATGGAACCATGCTCACGGATGTAGAAAGTGGTTTAACATGGTGAGGGATACTTCAAATGACCAAATTAAAGCTGTTTATAAAATGGGTGAAAAACCTCCTATAAAATAATTTAATGCTAAAAAATTTAAGAGTTACAACTAGTAAATATATTGATGAAACTTCCAGAGTTTCTTTTAAATTCAATGGAAAATCTTATTTTGGATACAAAGGTGATACCCTTGCCTCAGCTTTGCTAGCTAATGGTATTCATTTAGTAGGAAGAAGTTTTAAATATCATAGGCCACGAGGAATAATGACTTCAGGATCTGAAGAGCCTAATGCAATTGTACAGGTTAATAACAACACAGCACTAACAGAACCCAATGTTAGAGCAACCGAACTAGAAATCTATCATGGGCTTGAGGCAAACAGTCAAAATTGTTGGCCTAGTGTTAACTTTGATATTGGAGGTATAAATAATTTCTTATCCCCACTTCTGCCTGCTGGTTTTTATTATAAAACATTTATGTGGCCTGCTAATTTTTGGGAAAAGTATGAATATGTTATAAGACATTCAGCAGGACTAGGAAAATCTCCAACAGTGCCTGATCCTGACATATATGATCATAAATACATTCACTGTGATGTTTTGGTTATCGGAGCTGGCATTAGTGGAATTATAGCTGCAAAAACTGCAGCAAAAAATAATCTTAAAACATTATTACTTGATGAAAAAAATGAAATCGGAGGATCTACAATTTTCCAAAATTCAGATCATATAAAAATAAACGATCAAAATTCTTCTGTTTGGTTAGAAAATGAAATTAATGAATTAAGAAATATTGAAAACCTAGAAATTAAAACAAGAACTAGTGTTGCTGCTTATCATGGATATAACTATTTATTAGCTAGAGAAAATTTAACTGATCACCTTCCTAAAAATGAAAAAAATAAAAAAGTAAGACAAAGATTATTAAAAATTAGAGCTAAAAAAGTTATTGTTGCTACTGGTTCTTTAGAGCGACCTCTGGTATTTAATAATAACGATAGACCTGGTATTATGCTTTCATCTGCAGTTAAAAAGTATGCAGATTATTATGGTGTTGCAACTGGTCAAAAAAATATATTTCTTACTAATAATGACACAGCTTATGAAAGTGCAATTTCATTACAAAAAAAAGGTATTAAAGTTGAAGCAATCATAGATATTAGAAAGCAATCTAAAACTGCATTTACTAAAGAAGCTGACGATTTAGGGATTAAAGTTTATAGATCACACACAGTTGTAAATACTGAGGGTTATAAAAGAATTAATAAAATTACAATAATGGAATTGTCAGAAGATGGTCAATCTTTTGCAAATCCAGAAAAAATAGAACTTGATTGTGATTGCCTAGCAATTGCAGGTGGATGGACGCCAGCCGTTCATTTGTTTACTCAATCAGGAGGTAAATTAAAATTTAGAGAAAAAGATCAAGTATTTATTCCTGATATATATTCATCAGCTCAAATTAGCATTGGTTCTTGTAATGGTGATTTTGATTTAGATGATGTTATAAAAAATTCTACAAAATCTTTAAAAGAATTTTTAAATATAAATGAAACTGAATTTGACAATTTAGAAATAAATTGTCCTAAAGATAATAAGATTAGAAATATTTGGCTACTTCCATCCGATAAAGTTTTAGGAAAAACAAAACCTTTCGTAGATTATCAAAATGATGCAACTGCAAAAGATATTAAACTTGCTCTAAGAGAAGGTTTTAGATCGATTGAACATGTAAAAAGATATACAACAACTGGAATGGGTACCGATCAAGGAAAGCTTGGTAATATGCATGCCCTTGGTATTATTGCAGAAACTGCTGGTGTTAAGATGGGTGAGCTTGGAACTACAACGTTTAGACCTCCTTACACTCCATTAACATTTGGAACAATTGTTGGACGAAATGTTGGTGAATATTTTGATACATTTAGAAGAACGCCAATGAATGACTGGCACATAGAAAATAAAGCTGAATTTGAAAATGTTGGTCAGTGGAAAAGAGCTTGGTACTATCCAAAAAATAATGAAACAATGCATGAGGCCGTTCAAAGGGAAAGTAAAGCTGCAAGAAATAGCGCTGGTATATTAGATGCTTCAACTCTTGGTAAAATTGATATTCAAGGAACGGATGCTTCAGAATTTTTAAACAGAGTTTATACAAATGCTTGGTCAAAACTTGCCATTGGAAAATGTCGTTATGGTTTAATGCTTAATGAAGATGGTATGGTTTACGATGATGGGGTCACAACTAGACTTGATGAAAATCATTATATTATGACCACAACAACAGGTGGTGCTGCAAACGTATTAGGAAAACTAGAAGATTACCTACAAACTGAATGGCCTGAACTAGATGTGTATTTGTCATCTGTAACGGATCATTATGCAACAGCTAGCATCTGTGGGCCTAATAGTAAAAAAATTCTTAATAAATTAATACCTGATCTTGATCTTTCAGATGAAAGCTTTCCACACATGTCATTCAAAAATACAAAAATTGGCAATATTAAATGTAGAATTATGCGTATTAGTTTTACTGGTGAACATAGTTATGAAATTAATATCCAAGCTAACTATGGTGAAGACTTATGGAAAAAATGCATGGAAGCAGGTAAAGAATTTAACATCACTCCTTATGGCACTGAGACAATGCACTTATTAAGAGCAGAAAAAGGATTTATTATTGTTGGCCAAGATACGGATGCAACGATGACACCTATAGATTTACAGATGGATTGGATTGTTAGTAAAAAGAAATATGACTTTATTGGTAAAAGATCTCTTTATAGATCTGACACCATGAAAGAAGATAGAAAACAATTAGTAGGTTTACTGACAGATAATCCAAGTGAAGTTTTAGAAGAAGGAGCTCAAATAGTTGCTGACACTAGTTTAAAACCAGTTGAAATGCTAGGTCATGTAACTTCAAGTTACTATAGCCCTAATTTAAATAAATCAATTGCCCTAGCAGTAGTTAGAGGTGGAAAAAATATGCTAGGTCAAAAATTATTTATCCCAATGGAAAATAAAAATATTAATGTGACGATTGTTGATCCTGTTTTTTTTGACAAAGAAAATTTGAGGTTAAATGCTTAATTATAAAACTTCTATTAAAGGGGATATAACATATTCTGATTTAGAAATTAAAGAAATCAAACCTATTATGAAATTAATCATAAGAGGTAAAA
Encoded here:
- a CDS encoding sarcosine oxidase subunit alpha family protein, encoding MLKNLRVTTSKYIDETSRVSFKFNGKSYFGYKGDTLASALLANGIHLVGRSFKYHRPRGIMTSGSEEPNAIVQVNNNTALTEPNVRATELEIYHGLEANSQNCWPSVNFDIGGINNFLSPLLPAGFYYKTFMWPANFWEKYEYVIRHSAGLGKSPTVPDPDIYDHKYIHCDVLVIGAGISGIIAAKTAAKNNLKTLLLDEKNEIGGSTIFQNSDHIKINDQNSSVWLENEINELRNIENLEIKTRTSVAAYHGYNYLLARENLTDHLPKNEKNKKVRQRLLKIRAKKVIVATGSLERPLVFNNNDRPGIMLSSAVKKYADYYGVATGQKNIFLTNNDTAYESAISLQKKGIKVEAIIDIRKQSKTAFTKEADDLGIKVYRSHTVVNTEGYKRINKITIMELSEDGQSFANPEKIELDCDCLAIAGGWTPAVHLFTQSGGKLKFREKDQVFIPDIYSSAQISIGSCNGDFDLDDVIKNSTKSLKEFLNINETEFDNLEINCPKDNKIRNIWLLPSDKVLGKTKPFVDYQNDATAKDIKLALREGFRSIEHVKRYTTTGMGTDQGKLGNMHALGIIAETAGVKMGELGTTTFRPPYTPLTFGTIVGRNVGEYFDTFRRTPMNDWHIENKAEFENVGQWKRAWYYPKNNETMHEAVQRESKAARNSAGILDASTLGKIDIQGTDASEFLNRVYTNAWSKLAIGKCRYGLMLNEDGMVYDDGVTTRLDENHYIMTTTTGGAANVLGKLEDYLQTEWPELDVYLSSVTDHYATASICGPNSKKILNKLIPDLDLSDESFPHMSFKNTKIGNIKCRIMRISFTGEHSYEINIQANYGEDLWKKCMEAGKEFNITPYGTETMHLLRAEKGFIIVGQDTDATMTPIDLQMDWIVSKKKYDFIGKRSLYRSDTMKEDRKQLVGLLTDNPSEVLEEGAQIVADTSLKPVEMLGHVTSSYYSPNLNKSIALAVVRGGKNMLGQKLFIPMENKNINVTIVDPVFFDKENLRLNA
- a CDS encoding sarcosine oxidase subunit delta; the protein is MFLITCPFCGEREQSEFKAGGEAHIERPKQPTELSDDEWAEYLFMRKNIKGIQFERWNHAHGCRKWFNMVRDTSNDQIKAVYKMGEKPPIK
- a CDS encoding sarcosine oxidase subunit beta family protein — encoded protein: MKNKYSIFSLVKNAFSYHENWQKAWKDPTVKKEYDAVIIGGGGHGLATAYYLAKKHNMTNIAVVEKGWIGGGNTGRNTTIIRSNYLWDASAGLYDHALKLWEGLSQEINYNVMFSQRGVMNLAHNLQDVRDLKRRTHANRLNGIDAVYLSTEEVKKFCPIINTSQDIRYPVLGGTLQRRAGTARHDAVAWGYARGADEMGVDIIQNCEVKGIKRNGDEVEGIETTKGFIKTKKVGVVAAGHSSVLANMAGLRLPLESKPLQALVSEPVKPIIDTVVMSNAVHAYVSQSDKGELVIGAGTDDYVSYSQKGSHDIVEGTLNAILELYPIFSRMRMLRQWGGIVDICPDASPIISKTTIKGLYFNCGWGTGGFKATPGSGDLFAHTIANDEPHKLNAAFNLNRFISGDLVDEHGAAAVAH
- a CDS encoding lytic transglycosylase domain-containing protein, with the protein product MPRKIIFFIKSLLLSLVIIGNIFAAEISIIPLKKPILDEEVKKQKISQGILKPKPKPSQKKEEVKIVTVKKNKKKINFLIPKSKPLIVKSEKSVVQKRSKYYSQKDYDIAKKSIQAMEKSQWTTALKNSKNAKDKSIYNFIQWRHLLTTGNQATFYDYMTFIQNNKHYPRISRIKYLAEQKLSTDKISPKKIINWFGVDEPLSGYGMLVLGESFIQTGDNEKGIALIKRGWITAELSRASMKSLSKKYRKYLDSKDYINRADYLAWENKYWDLKRMLPYLPKDYQLLYTARQILMSKSYGVDQAIKNVPQKFKNDAGLNHDRLKWRRKRGRIDSSLEILFSIKNNKDYLVRPDKWWVERAIMTRALIYKNKYETAYKVASQHSLDKGSEFAEAEWLSGWIALSFLNDPILAVDHFNNFYQNVSYPISLARGAYWLGRSYEKIGDKRQSEDWYREATKYLTTYYGQLAFLKINPSQNFELEEQADVEDDYRKYFYNKELVKITHLLNELNKDKYTKNILRHLANDNIASGSEILAAELATNISRYDFAIQISKLASYEKRFHNTFNYPIISVPQYVNGRKIPETAFILSLIRQESEFDMRANSHVGAQGLMQIMPYTAKLVAKQAKLPYSKSRLTSDPEYNINLGSHYIAGLILQYDGAYPFATAAYNAGPKRVKHWKKINKDPQKKQIDFVDWVELIPFKETRNYVQRVMENYNVYRYILEKKPIKIKDFFKDQPLF